From Novipirellula artificiosorum, the proteins below share one genomic window:
- a CDS encoding serine/threonine-protein kinase, which produces MKPKSRSESNPPITLPADHESSLLEVVMAEYVEKHEKGEAPDARLYLDAYPQFAEELKSFFRNHHWLLGDPASQIESNSLIGVRVGPYEIESEIARGGMGVVYRARQDNLGRPVALKLISSGVLAGEEERQRFRIEAEAAARLRHPGIIAIHDIGSWGGYEYFSMSLIEGPTLQQQLDERRHDDASAARIVGEIARAVAYAHREGIIHRDLKPENILIGEDGRPLVADFGLAKWHRDGATLTRTGQVLGTPHYMSPEQATGCRSVGQPADIYSLGAILYAVLTGRPPHDGRSSADVLRSVLHDEPLSPRMLRRSIPTDLEVICLKAMHYDPAMRYATADDLADDLDRFLLGEPIRAAGSGILDRMAREIRRDQHQDDFRSWGRTLIGIGIIIFVTHVAIFFLDRLSFSTLSAYWIPRATMLASIFASIYWSRHGQILPRTVAERPVWSIWLGYLATLATMNVLLHLGGLDEQLLFPFAAALGGFGFIAMGGHVWGGSALLGLLFLSCAVVSVVWLPLAPLFFGLIWLVSLVVLGWHYRSQATADDLS; this is translated from the coding sequence ATGAAGCCAAAGTCCAGATCTGAATCGAACCCGCCGATCACCCTGCCGGCCGACCATGAATCGTCGCTGTTGGAAGTGGTGATGGCCGAATATGTGGAAAAACACGAGAAAGGCGAGGCACCGGACGCGCGACTTTACCTCGACGCTTACCCTCAGTTTGCCGAGGAGTTAAAGAGTTTTTTTCGCAATCACCACTGGCTATTGGGGGATCCGGCGTCGCAAATTGAGAGCAACTCTCTGATTGGCGTCCGCGTCGGCCCCTACGAAATCGAGTCCGAAATCGCTCGCGGAGGGATGGGGGTCGTGTACCGGGCTCGCCAAGACAACCTCGGTCGGCCCGTCGCCTTGAAACTGATCAGCAGCGGCGTGTTGGCCGGAGAAGAGGAACGACAACGGTTTCGGATCGAGGCGGAGGCGGCCGCTCGGCTGCGTCATCCCGGCATCATTGCGATCCATGATATCGGTTCGTGGGGTGGCTACGAGTACTTCTCGATGTCGCTCATCGAAGGTCCGACCTTGCAGCAACAGCTTGACGAACGCAGGCATGATGATGCCTCCGCGGCGCGAATCGTTGGCGAAATCGCCCGAGCGGTCGCGTACGCCCATCGCGAAGGCATCATTCACCGGGATCTAAAACCCGAGAACATTCTGATCGGTGAAGATGGCCGGCCCTTGGTTGCCGATTTTGGCCTGGCGAAATGGCATCGCGATGGCGCGACATTGACTCGAACCGGACAGGTGCTCGGGACGCCGCATTACATGAGCCCCGAGCAGGCGACGGGCTGTCGCAGCGTGGGGCAGCCAGCGGATATCTATTCCTTGGGTGCGATTCTGTATGCGGTTTTGACTGGCCGCCCGCCGCATGATGGGCGGTCGTCTGCCGACGTTCTCCGGTCGGTCCTCCACGATGAACCCCTGTCGCCACGGATGCTGCGCCGCAGCATCCCCACGGACCTCGAGGTGATTTGTCTCAAGGCGATGCATTATGACCCTGCGATGCGGTACGCAACGGCAGACGACTTGGCAGACGATCTCGACCGGTTTCTCTTAGGTGAACCGATTCGTGCGGCGGGCAGCGGGATTTTGGACCGTATGGCACGAGAGATCCGCCGCGACCAACATCAAGACGACTTTCGATCGTGGGGCCGAACGTTGATTGGCATTGGCATCATCATCTTTGTCACCCACGTTGCTATCTTCTTTCTCGATCGGCTGTCGTTTTCAACGCTATCGGCGTACTGGATCCCCCGTGCGACGATGCTCGCTTCAATTTTCGCTTCGATTTACTGGTCGCGTCATGGCCAAATCTTGCCCCGAACCGTCGCGGAGCGGCCTGTTTGGTCGATTTGGCTCGGCTATCTGGCAACGCTAGCAACCATGAACGTGTTGCTACATCTTGGCGGCTTGGACGAACAATTGCTGTTCCCCTTCGCAGCGGCGCTCGGCGGCTTTGGTTTTATTGCCATGGGGGGCCATGTCTGGGGCGGATCGGCACTGTTGGGGTTGTTGTTCTTGAGCTGCGCTGTCGTCTCGGTCGTCTGGCTGCCACTGGCACCGCTGTTCTTCGGCTTGATTTGGCTTGTCAGTTTAGTCGTATTGGGTTGGCATTACCGCTCGCAAGCGACTGCGGACGACCTGTCTTAA
- a CDS encoding glycosyltransferase family 2 protein — translation MEDYPALPDEEAIDLSVVIPLYNEEESVEPLVHALRDALIPAPLSLEIILVDDGSTDQTYTSAIRAGKQVGLDLQVLSLQRNFGQTAAMQAGIDAARGRLIATLDGDLQNDPADIPAMVKHLEANDLDLLVGRRKKRQDGVMLRLIPSWIANRLIGKVTGVRIRDYGCSLKIYRSSVIKQVKLMGEMHRFIPAWVAAVTHPSRIGEIDVRHRAREFGTSKYGISRTIRVVLDLLSVLFFMKYRARPGHFFGTVGLVIGAIGALMLSTVFVSKFGLGQDIGTRPMLLLGAVAMLSSLQLICFGVMSEMLARIDNESSRQQSYIIRNRYATSQDSSCKGDYVIPIPTVTQRKVG, via the coding sequence ATGGAAGACTACCCTGCCTTGCCTGACGAAGAGGCGATCGATTTGTCGGTCGTGATCCCACTTTACAACGAGGAAGAGTCGGTGGAGCCACTGGTTCATGCGCTCCGCGACGCGTTGATTCCCGCGCCGCTGAGCCTCGAGATCATTCTGGTGGACGACGGCAGCACCGATCAAACGTACACGTCGGCGATTCGGGCAGGCAAGCAGGTGGGGTTGGACCTCCAAGTCTTGTCGTTGCAGCGGAATTTTGGGCAAACCGCAGCGATGCAGGCGGGAATCGACGCCGCCAGAGGGCGGCTGATCGCGACGCTTGATGGAGACCTGCAGAACGACCCGGCCGACATTCCTGCGATGGTCAAGCACCTTGAAGCCAACGACCTCGATCTGTTGGTGGGTCGCCGAAAAAAACGACAAGATGGCGTGATGTTGAGGCTGATCCCGTCATGGATTGCCAATCGCCTGATCGGCAAAGTGACCGGCGTCCGAATTCGCGACTATGGATGCAGTTTGAAGATTTATCGATCGAGCGTGATCAAGCAAGTCAAATTGATGGGCGAGATGCATCGCTTTATCCCCGCTTGGGTCGCCGCCGTCACTCACCCTTCACGGATCGGCGAAATCGACGTGCGTCATCGCGCTCGTGAGTTTGGTACGTCAAAATATGGCATCTCGCGAACCATTCGTGTGGTGCTGGACCTATTGTCCGTGTTGTTCTTCATGAAATACCGAGCACGACCTGGGCACTTCTTTGGCACCGTCGGATTGGTGATCGGCGCCATTGGTGCTTTGATGCTTTCCACGGTCTTTGTTTCCAAGTTTGGATTGGGCCAAGACATTGGGACCCGACCGATGTTGCTGCTTGGTGCTGTCGCGATGTTGTCGTCGCTGCAATTGATCTGTTTTGGCGTGATGTCCGAGATGCTTGCTCGGATCGACAACGAATCAAGTCGCCAGCAAAGCTACATCATCCGTAATCGTTATGCGACGTCGCAAGACTCTAGCTGCAAGGGCGATTACGTGATTCCCATTCCCACCGTGACGCAGCGCAAGGTGGGGTAA
- a CDS encoding ArnT family glycosyltransferase — protein sequence MADWISQHRYRFLIVVCVYFAIHVLVRVSVSSSLDFDETEQVFLSQWTLLGYNSQPPLYTWMQQGLFRVLGYNVFSLALLKNSLLLLTYVTVFELVRKTTDNTKLAVLASLGMLTIPQIAYESHRDLSHTVSVTLATAALMYCVVSVEKCDRLFWYLAIGVTSAFGMMSKYNFAIILVAIAISAITIPSYRRRLLDWRLGWSLLVGLLFIAPHSVWMLNHPLLVSSKTVKTLTTDQSIHWLANVGSGMQALVLSTLACCAVTLAVFTIAYRDSIIGYFRDRDETAMESIASFRPTALLIERFFLVIAMALVLLVLSGQALEFRNRWIQPFVCLLPAYLVLRFGGIGIADRVGFQRMVLTSVLLMVFVLSAVSSRPLLARFRQKYLLLNVPFDSFAETMRDRCGYDPELIITPNMRIAGNMKMQFPTSLVLSMDTPYLLGRDLSPERIRRRSNRTVVVTDFADPGSLERLADFTYQTLQQDSESVCWQTIGHPYLHGDPESRSEFTFARLDDPLRHVGPVESTASVSDRIPPTRR from the coding sequence ATGGCCGATTGGATCTCGCAACATCGATATCGATTCCTGATTGTGGTCTGCGTCTACTTCGCGATTCATGTACTGGTGCGCGTCAGTGTGTCAAGTTCGTTGGACTTTGACGAAACGGAACAAGTGTTTTTGTCTCAGTGGACGCTGCTTGGGTACAACAGCCAACCCCCCTTGTACACATGGATGCAACAGGGGCTGTTTCGTGTGTTGGGCTACAATGTTTTTTCCTTGGCGTTGCTGAAGAATTCGCTTTTGTTGCTGACCTATGTCACGGTATTTGAGCTTGTTCGAAAGACAACGGACAACACAAAACTTGCGGTGTTGGCGTCGCTGGGGATGCTCACCATTCCGCAGATCGCTTACGAGAGCCACCGTGACTTGTCTCACACCGTTTCGGTAACCTTGGCAACCGCTGCCTTGATGTATTGCGTCGTCTCGGTCGAAAAATGCGATCGCCTGTTTTGGTACCTCGCGATCGGCGTGACCTCTGCCTTTGGAATGATGAGCAAGTACAATTTCGCGATCATCCTTGTCGCGATTGCCATTTCAGCCATCACGATTCCAAGCTATCGCCGGCGACTTCTGGATTGGAGACTGGGTTGGTCGTTGTTGGTGGGACTGTTGTTCATTGCTCCACACAGCGTTTGGATGCTGAATCATCCGTTGTTGGTGTCCTCGAAAACCGTGAAAACGTTGACGACCGACCAATCCATCCATTGGCTTGCCAACGTAGGTTCGGGGATGCAAGCCCTCGTCCTTTCGACACTTGCCTGCTGTGCGGTCACGCTGGCGGTGTTTACTATCGCCTATCGAGATTCGATCATCGGCTATTTTCGAGATCGAGACGAGACTGCGATGGAATCCATCGCGTCGTTTCGTCCGACGGCACTGCTGATCGAACGATTCTTTCTCGTTATCGCAATGGCCTTGGTCTTGCTCGTATTGTCTGGCCAGGCGCTCGAGTTCAGAAACCGCTGGATTCAACCCTTTGTGTGCTTGCTGCCGGCATACTTGGTGCTGCGTTTTGGAGGCATTGGAATCGCCGACCGAGTTGGGTTTCAACGCATGGTGTTGACATCCGTCTTGTTGATGGTGTTTGTGCTCAGCGCCGTTTCCTCGCGACCGTTGTTGGCTCGTTTTCGTCAAAAGTACCTGTTGCTGAATGTGCCCTTTGATTCCTTCGCAGAAACCATGCGTGATCGCTGCGGATACGACCCCGAGCTGATCATCACACCCAATATGCGGATTGCAGGAAACATGAAAATGCAGTTTCCGACGTCGTTGGTCTTGTCGATGGATACCCCGTACTTGCTGGGACGGGATTTGAGTCCAGAACGGATTCGTCGGCGAAGTAACCGGACCGTCGTGGTGACCGACTTCGCGGACCCTGGATCACTTGAACGGCTTGCTGATTTTACTTACCAGACACTGCAACAGGATTCCGAATCGGTATGCTGGCAAACGATTGGCCATCCGTACCTGCACGGGGATCCCGAGAGTCGCAGTGAATTCACATTTGCACGCCTTGATGATCCCCTTCGACACGTGGGCCCGGTGGAATCAACCGCTTCGGTCAGTGACCGTATCCCCCCGACAAGACGATAA